A stretch of Desulfarculaceae bacterium DNA encodes these proteins:
- a CDS encoding ABC transporter ATP-binding protein — protein MISLQGISKTFSARDGSSVAALKDISLEVQSGQFVSLVGPSGCGKTTLLEIIAGLEKPSSGQVRHGNLTQGGQFGWAGYMSQTDTLLPWRTVLENAAIGLEIRGVAKAERRRRVAGLVERVGLAGFEDKYPGELSGGMKKRLGLIRMLAYEPQVLLLDEPFAALDAQTRERLQADLLDLWRDFKRTVIFVTHDLVEAITLSDRILLLGSRPARIKREYGVDLPRPRLSQEIQFSEEFQDLHRRLRQNLLDEAPPGGNADPL, from the coding sequence GTGATCAGCCTGCAAGGCATCAGTAAAACCTTCAGCGCCCGCGATGGCTCCAGCGTGGCCGCCCTCAAAGACATCTCCCTGGAGGTGCAGAGCGGCCAGTTCGTCAGCTTGGTAGGCCCCAGCGGCTGCGGCAAAACCACCCTATTGGAGATCATCGCCGGGCTGGAAAAGCCCAGCAGCGGCCAAGTGCGGCACGGCAACCTCACCCAAGGCGGCCAGTTCGGCTGGGCGGGCTACATGTCGCAGACAGACACCCTGTTGCCTTGGCGCACGGTGTTGGAAAACGCGGCCATCGGGCTGGAGATTCGCGGCGTGGCCAAGGCCGAGCGCCGCCGCCGGGTGGCCGGCCTGGTGGAACGGGTGGGCCTGGCCGGCTTCGAGGACAAGTACCCCGGCGAGCTCTCCGGCGGCATGAAAAAGCGGCTGGGCCTGATCCGCATGCTGGCCTACGAGCCCCAGGTGCTGCTCCTGGACGAGCCCTTCGCCGCCTTGGATGCCCAGACCCGCGAGCGCCTACAGGCCGACTTGCTGGACCTGTGGCGCGATTTCAAGCGCACCGTGATCTTCGTCACCCACGACCTGGTGGAGGCCATCACCCTCTCGGACCGCATTCTACTGTTGGGCAGCCGGCCGGCCCGCATCAAGCGCGAGTACGGCGTGGATCTGCCCCGGCCGCGCCTGAGTCAGGAAATTCAGTTCAGCGAAGAATTCCAAGATCTGCACCGGCGCCTGCGCCAAAACCTTTTGGATGAGGCTCCTCCGGGCGGCAACGCCGATCCTTTATAG
- a CDS encoding 4-oxalocrotonate tautomerase family protein, which yields MPVIIVKARQGVLRDKQMKARLIEEMAATFARVVGHEEFQHRATVLIEELPDDNWGREGKQVGS from the coding sequence ATGCCTGTCATCATCGTTAAAGCCCGGCAAGGCGTTTTGCGCGATAAGCAAATGAAGGCCCGCCTAATCGAGGAAATGGCCGCGACCTTTGCCCGGGTGGTAGGCCACGAGGAATTTCAGCACCGGGCCACGGTACTGATCGAGGAGCTGCCTGACGATAATTGGGGGAGGGAAGGCAAACAGGTAGGTTCGTGA
- the thiM gene encoding hydroxyethylthiazole kinase: MEGLAQRAAECLAEIREKQPLIHNITNFVVMNSTANALLACGASPVMAHALEEVEQMVSFAGALVLNIGTLTPPWVESMLLAAKKARALGVPAILDPVGSGATALRTESSRRIINQAGVSVVRGNASEVLSLTDSASRTKGVDSAHSVDEASQAARDLALAIDTPVAITGAVDLITDGKRTLRVANGHPMMTKVTGTGCLASAIIGAFLAVEPDYLVASAAALAYVGLAGERAAAVSPGPGSLQVNMLDALYNISPADLAQGAQIRA, encoded by the coding sequence ATGGAGGGCTTGGCCCAAAGGGCGGCGGAATGCCTGGCCGAAATTCGCGAGAAGCAACCCCTGATCCACAACATCACCAATTTCGTGGTCATGAATTCCACGGCCAACGCCTTGCTTGCCTGCGGCGCCTCTCCGGTGATGGCCCACGCTCTCGAAGAGGTGGAACAGATGGTATCGTTCGCCGGGGCGCTGGTGCTCAACATTGGGACCCTGACCCCGCCTTGGGTCGAGTCCATGCTGCTGGCCGCTAAAAAGGCCCGCGCACTGGGAGTGCCGGCGATCCTGGACCCGGTGGGCTCCGGCGCCACCGCGCTTCGCACCGAATCCAGCCGCCGCATCATCAACCAGGCCGGGGTAAGCGTGGTGCGCGGCAACGCCTCGGAGGTGCTTTCATTGACCGACAGCGCCAGCCGGACCAAGGGGGTGGATTCGGCGCACAGCGTTGACGAGGCCTCCCAGGCCGCGCGGGATTTGGCCCTGGCCATCGACACCCCGGTGGCCATCACCGGCGCGGTGGACCTGATCACTGATGGTAAACGCACCCTGCGTGTGGCCAACGGCCATCCCATGATGACCAAGGTCACCGGCACCGGCTGCCTGGCCAGCGCCATCATTGGGGCGTTTTTAGCCGTGGAGCCGGATTACTTGGTGGCCTCCGCAGCTGCCCTGGCCTACGTGGGCCTGGCCGGCGAAAGGGCTGCGGCCGTCTCCCCCGGCCCTGGAAGTCTCCAGGTAAACATGCTGGACGCCTTGTACAACATCTCCCCAGCCGACCTGGCCCAGGGGGCCCAAATCCGCGCCTAA
- the thiE gene encoding thiamine phosphate synthase — MRDIDRLHVLTDTELQSRYSHEELTELAIAGGAGVIQFRQKHGSTRQMIETARHMQAICRRRNAKLIINDRLDVALAAGADGVHLGQDDFPMALARQILGPDKIIGGSASTMEEAGLCLAEGVDYIGLGPVFPTTSKDDAGPAGGLELVRRVSREFGLPVIAIGGIDAARASEVIRAGAHGMAVISAVCCQADPQAAAAELLLAMLG; from the coding sequence TTGAGAGACATTGATCGCTTACATGTCCTGACGGACACCGAGTTGCAAAGCCGCTACTCGCATGAGGAGTTGACCGAATTGGCCATCGCCGGCGGTGCGGGTGTGATCCAGTTCCGCCAAAAGCATGGCTCTACCCGGCAGATGATCGAGACGGCTCGCCATATGCAGGCCATCTGCCGCCGCCGAAACGCCAAGCTCATCATCAACGACCGATTGGACGTGGCCCTGGCCGCCGGGGCCGATGGAGTCCATCTGGGCCAAGATGACTTCCCCATGGCCTTGGCTCGGCAAATCCTGGGACCGGACAAGATCATTGGCGGTTCGGCCTCTACTATGGAAGAGGCAGGGCTTTGCCTGGCGGAAGGGGTGGATTACATTGGTCTGGGTCCGGTCTTTCCCACCACCTCCAAGGACGATGCCGGGCCGGCTGGCGGGTTGGAGCTGGTGCGCCGGGTATCGCGTGAGTTCGGGCTGCCGGTGATCGCCATAGGCGGCATCGACGCCGCCCGCGCAAGTGAAGTGATAAGGGCGGGAGCCCACGGCATGGCGGTTATCTCGGCCGTATGTTGCCAGGCGGACCCCCAAGCGGCTGCCGCCGAGTTGCTGCTGGCCATGCTGGGTTAG
- a CDS encoding cobalamin-dependent protein (Presence of a B(12) (cobalamin)-binding domain implies dependence on cobalamin itself, in one of its several forms, or in some unusual lineages, dependence on a cobalamin-like analog.): MQPQNDHGVLLALLADLREKEVSREVDNLLGQGVSPYHILETCQAGMREVGRHYSNGEYFISGLIMAGEIMRRVALMIAPAFKKELGSKKLGVVLLGTVKGDIHDIGKNLFKVLLECYGFSVLDLGVDVQPKDFLNAVKKCEPDIIGISSLLTSSYDNLRETITMLSEAMAEQGLKVPVVIGGGMSDKKVSDFVGADYWAPDAVQGVRLCKEIVGAAG; this comes from the coding sequence ATGCAGCCCCAAAATGACCACGGCGTGCTATTGGCCTTGCTGGCCGACCTGCGGGAAAAGGAGGTCAGCCGCGAAGTTGACAACCTGTTGGGTCAGGGGGTCTCGCCGTATCATATTTTGGAAACCTGCCAGGCAGGCATGCGCGAGGTGGGGCGACACTACAGCAACGGCGAATACTTCATCTCCGGCCTGATCATGGCCGGGGAGATAATGCGCCGAGTGGCCCTGATGATCGCCCCGGCCTTCAAAAAGGAGTTGGGCAGCAAAAAACTGGGCGTGGTCCTGCTGGGCACCGTAAAGGGCGACATCCACGACATCGGCAAGAACCTGTTCAAGGTGTTGCTGGAATGCTACGGCTTTTCGGTGTTGGACCTGGGGGTGGACGTGCAGCCCAAGGACTTCCTGAACGCGGTGAAAAAATGCGAACCGGACATCATCGGCATCTCCTCCCTGCTCACCTCTTCCTACGATAACCTGCGCGAGACCATCACCATGCTGAGCGAGGCCATGGCCGAGCAGGGCCTCAAGGTGCCGGTGGTGATCGGCGGGGGCATGTCCGACAAGAAGGTCAGTGATTTCGTGGGCGCGGACTACTGGGCTCCGGACGCGGTGCAGGGGGTGCGGCTGTGCAAGGAGATAGTGGGCGCGGCTGGGTGA
- a CDS encoding GntR family transcriptional regulator, which produces MALKDSDMNIDKNSYEPAYQQLANLFKKQIASGQYRPGSKLPAEAEICQKYDLSPMTVRRAIGILLDRGVVTTTRGRGTFVKGVEISGSSFSLDALTDLINGGRETRVKMLETSIAVADAASAARLEIEPGEYVILVKRLILQNEDPVLFHSEHLIYDPRRPLVEGELDATSLKGFFTGCGETDIKNGELTVRAALLKSRWAEVLDRSVNGPCFRFEHTFYDFEDRPLSSGWFICPADKLHFTAHIGHFED; this is translated from the coding sequence GTGGCGCTCAAAGATTCGGACATGAACATCGACAAGAACAGCTATGAGCCTGCCTATCAGCAGTTGGCCAACCTTTTCAAAAAGCAAATAGCCTCCGGACAATACCGCCCCGGCAGCAAGCTGCCGGCCGAGGCCGAAATCTGCCAAAAATATGATCTGAGCCCCATGACCGTGCGCCGGGCCATTGGCATTTTGCTGGACCGGGGGGTGGTCACCACCACCAGGGGCCGGGGCACCTTTGTCAAGGGAGTGGAGATCAGCGGATCTTCCTTTTCCCTGGACGCGCTTACCGATCTGATCAACGGCGGCCGCGAGACCAGGGTGAAGATGCTGGAAACCAGCATCGCGGTGGCCGACGCGGCCTCCGCCGCCCGCCTGGAAATCGAACCCGGTGAATACGTCATCCTCGTGAAACGGCTTATCCTCCAGAACGAAGACCCCGTCTTGTTCCACAGCGAGCATTTGATCTACGACCCCCGGCGTCCCCTGGTGGAGGGCGAGTTGGACGCTACCTCGCTGAAGGGCTTTTTCACCGGCTGCGGCGAGACCGACATAAAAAATGGCGAGCTCACCGTCCGCGCCGCCCTGTTAAAGAGCCGATGGGCCGAGGTGCTTGATCGCTCGGTCAACGGGCCATGCTTCCGTTTCGAGCACACCTTTTACGACTTCGAAGACCGGCCCCTCAGTTCCGGCTGGTTCATCTGCCCGGCGGACAAGCTCCACTTCACGGCGCACATAGGGCATTTCGAGGATTAG
- a CDS encoding DUF1638 domain-containing protein, with the protein MKVITCQIFASDFKHFLPPEVEMRVLDIALHVSPERLRDKLQECVDEMEDGCKHIILGYGLCSCAVEGVVSQKASLVLPRMDDCTGVMLGSKAEYLRQQQDEPGTYYLSQGWMEAGTHLFAEYEGMVKRFGEERARRLMHSMIHHYSRLAYIDSDYAPTPQEYQDYCEETAANFNLRLARLPGSSRLIQKIIARQWDEDFLVFGPGKPIDRWRFFDDQDGKSLQAAEG; encoded by the coding sequence ATGAAGGTCATCACCTGCCAAATCTTCGCCTCGGACTTCAAGCACTTCCTGCCACCGGAGGTGGAGATGCGGGTGCTGGACATCGCCCTGCACGTGAGCCCCGAGCGCCTGCGGGACAAGCTCCAGGAGTGCGTGGACGAGATGGAAGACGGCTGCAAGCACATCATCCTGGGCTACGGCCTATGCTCCTGCGCGGTGGAGGGGGTGGTGTCCCAGAAGGCCAGCCTGGTCCTGCCGCGCATGGACGACTGCACCGGGGTCATGCTGGGCTCCAAAGCCGAGTACCTGCGCCAGCAGCAGGATGAGCCGGGCACCTACTACCTGAGCCAGGGCTGGATGGAGGCGGGCACCCATCTGTTCGCGGAATACGAAGGCATGGTCAAGCGCTTCGGCGAAGAGCGGGCCCGGCGGCTCATGCACAGCATGATCCACCACTACAGCCGCCTGGCCTACATCGACAGCGATTACGCCCCCACCCCCCAGGAGTATCAGGACTACTGTGAAGAGACCGCCGCCAACTTCAACCTGCGCTTGGCGCGGCTGCCCGGCTCCTCGCGCCTGATCCAGAAGATCATCGCCCGGCAATGGGACGAAGACTTTTTGGTGTTCGGCCCCGGCAAGCCCATAGACCGTTGGCGATTTTTCGATGACCAAGACGGCAAATCTCTCCAGGCCGCCGAAGGCTAG
- a CDS encoding cobalamin-dependent protein (Presence of a B(12) (cobalamin)-binding domain implies dependence on cobalamin itself, in one of its several forms, or in some unusual lineages, dependence on a cobalamin-like analog.): MSNNLSELMADLKEQEALDLVKAQLEQGMDPKEILAACQQGMVLVGEKFEQGSFYVSDLMMSGEIFKTINEILAPKLTGDAVAKGDKIVVGTVGGDIHDIGKDLVVAMLKSGGFEVQDLGVDVPAAKFVEALKESGAKVLALSCLLTTAYDSIKATIAALEEAGMRNQIKVIIGGGPVDGQVVKYTGADAFGSDAQAAVRLSREMMA, encoded by the coding sequence ATGAGCAACAATCTTTCAGAACTGATGGCCGACCTCAAGGAACAGGAAGCCCTGGACCTGGTCAAGGCCCAGCTTGAGCAAGGAATGGACCCCAAGGAGATCCTGGCCGCCTGCCAACAGGGCATGGTATTGGTGGGCGAGAAGTTCGAGCAAGGCAGCTTCTACGTTTCGGACCTGATGATGTCCGGCGAGATTTTCAAGACCATCAACGAGATTCTGGCACCCAAGCTTACCGGCGACGCCGTGGCCAAGGGCGACAAGATCGTGGTCGGCACCGTGGGCGGCGACATCCACGACATCGGCAAGGACCTGGTGGTGGCCATGCTGAAGTCCGGCGGCTTCGAAGTGCAAGACCTGGGGGTCGACGTACCGGCCGCCAAGTTCGTGGAAGCCCTCAAGGAGAGCGGGGCCAAGGTGCTGGCCCTCTCCTGCCTGTTGACCACCGCCTATGATTCCATCAAGGCCACCATCGCGGCCTTGGAAGAGGCGGGCATGCGCAACCAGATCAAGGTGATTATCGGCGGCGGTCCGGTGGATGGCCAGGTGGTCAAATACACCGGCGCCGATGCCTTTGGCTCGGACGCCCAAGCGGCGGTGCGCCTGAGCAGGGAGATGATGGCATGA